One Streptomyces sp. CG4 genomic window, TGTTGCTGCGCGACATCTTCCGCTTCGGAACAGCCACGGCTACTTCTCCTGCTTCTCGTCGACGCCCGCTTCCGCTTCGGCGCCGCTCATCTCGTCCTTCTCGCCGTCCTTCATGGAACCGGCGAGTCCCTGCAAAGCCGCCCAACGGATGTCGACGGCGTCGTGATGGTGATCCGGGTCGTCCGCGAGCCGCGCCCCGCACTCGGAGCACAGGCCCGGGCAGTCTTCCTGGCACACCGGCTGCATCGGCAGTGCGAGCACCACCGCATCGCGCAGCAGAGGTTCGAGGTCGAACAGTCCGTCCTCGAGGAAGAACCGGTCCTCGTCGTCCTCGGCGTCGTCGCCCGGTTCCGCGATCACGCGGCCCCGGTCGTCGGCGTCAGGGTACGAGAACAGTTCCTGGAAGTCCGCTTCGAGCTCCAGCCCGACCGGCTCCAGACACCTTACGCACTCCCCCTCGGCCTGTGCACGGGCGGTGCCTGTGACGAGCACCCCTTCCATGACCGACTCGAGCCGGAGTTCGAGCTCCACCGGGGCGCCTTCCGGCACTCCGATGACTCCCTGGATGCCGAGATCCGCGGGAGCGTCGATCGTGCGGGTCAGGCGCTGCAGCGCGCCAGGACGCCGACCCAGCTCGTGCGTATCGAACACGAGAGGGTTGCGGTGGTCGAGGCGGGCGTTGGGAGCCATTCCTGCTTTCGATCTTCGAACTCGGAGGGACGCCGCCCGTCGGTGTTCCGGGCAGCGTTGATCGCGGACGTACGCGCGACCGAAGAGCCAGGATACTGGACCTTTCGCTCACGGCCCAATCCGGTGGTCGGCACGCGCTCCCCCGGGCTCGCTGGAGCTACAGTCCCCGGCCCTGTTCGTACGCCCTGAGCTGCTCCGCGCTGATCATGCCGGTGTCGAAGAGGCTGGTCTCGTCGAGAGCGTAGCCCTGCTGCGGCTGGTGCTGGTGGGGCTGCTGCTGGACCTGCTGCGGGTCGTACGCGGCCTGCTGGGGGTCGTAGGCGCCCTGGTAGGCGGCGTAGGGGTCCGCCTGCTGGTAGCCGTAGGGGTCCTGCTGGGCGTAGGCGGCGGGCTGCTGCGGGAAGCCGCCGTAGGGGTCCGGCTGCTGCTGGTCGTACGCGTAGACGGGCTGCGGCTCGTATGACGGCTGCTGCTGCTGTTGCGGCTGCTGGGCCGGGCGCTCGGCCGGGGTGTCCTGTTCCGCGAGGGCGGCCAGGTCGGCGAGGTAGTCGGCGTCGCTGGAGTGCTGGAAGGTCGTGGTGTCGTCGGCGAGGGCGCCGAGGTCGTCCGTGGCGATCCGGCCGTGCAGCTTCTGCCGGCCGCGCCCGACGGCCTCCAGGGTCTTGGCCAGGACCGCCTCGAAGGCGCCCAGCTTGGCGTCGACGTACTGGTCGGCGGTGTGGCGCAGGGTCTCCGGGTCGTGGCTGCGCTCGGGGGCGTCCTCGTCCTCGTAGCCGTTCTCGTCCAGGCCGGGGCCGGTGCCGAGCAGCTTCTCGCGGCCGCGGCCGACCGAGCCGAGGGTCTTGGTGAGGACGACCTCGAAGTTGGCGAGCTTGGAGTCGACGTAGTCGTCGGCCTCGGCGCGGATCTCCTCGGCCTCCTGGCGGGCCTCGGTGAGGATCCGGTCGGCCTCGCCCTGGGAGCGGCGGGCGATCTCGGTGTCGGAGATCAGGGAGCCGCGCTCGGCGTGCGCGTTCTCGATGATCCGCTCGGCCTCCTGCCGGGCC contains:
- a CDS encoding YceD family protein → MAPNARLDHRNPLVFDTHELGRRPGALQRLTRTIDAPADLGIQGVIGVPEGAPVELELRLESVMEGVLVTGTARAQAEGECVRCLEPVGLELEADFQELFSYPDADDRGRVIAEPGDDAEDDEDRFFLEDGLFDLEPLLRDAVVLALPMQPVCQEDCPGLCSECGARLADDPDHHHDAVDIRWAALQGLAGSMKDGEKDEMSGAEAEAGVDEKQEK
- a CDS encoding ATP synthase F0 subunit B — its product is MDVQKKLDEIVSAVAGARAMPMSASCVINRAELLALLEEVRQALPGSLAQAQELIGGREQMVEQARQEAERIIENAHAERGSLISDTEIARRSQGEADRILTEARQEAEEIRAEADDYVDSKLANFEVVLTKTLGSVGRGREKLLGTGPGLDENGYEDEDAPERSHDPETLRHTADQYVDAKLGAFEAVLAKTLEAVGRGRQKLHGRIATDDLGALADDTTTFQHSSDADYLADLAALAEQDTPAERPAQQPQQQQQPSYEPQPVYAYDQQQPDPYGGFPQQPAAYAQQDPYGYQQADPYAAYQGAYDPQQAAYDPQQVQQQPHQHQPQQGYALDETSLFDTGMISAEQLRAYEQGRGL